A DNA window from Pyrus communis chromosome 3, drPyrComm1.1, whole genome shotgun sequence contains the following coding sequences:
- the LOC137728514 gene encoding cation/H(+) antiporter 4-like, whose amino-acid sequence MSSPLLLIFVVTAFWIFSAVTPDQTGMQKRMTDPVTICTVFPPRVNSLGLWNKSDSWPVHVKDPLGIVHFTFRLQNYSLPILEFEITLIYVVTQLTHLFLKLFGLPVFAAQLLAGLLLGDLGLDRVVRHSSRGFSLNPIFPFANQEVLNIISLSGYTLFTFLFGVKMDVGLVYKTGRKAIYTGALTLIVPLIAATATLLILTFQWSLQADEIVQLLFITSMHCLSPSPVIHCLLTELRILNSELGRLALSSALVSDLSSILLTGVSTLMTVMQRDPDKPLIDLTMMIVFTLFVHYVCRPVMLWMVRKTPEGKSVKDSYILIILLAVFGSGLISHAARLSIVVGPLILGLAVPDGPPLGATLVRKLDFMVNRIFMPVFVTTSMMRVVVQQEVPDGDQTAVRATAIITLVIFLSKFAASLVTPLCCKMPLKHAVTLALVMTSKGVVEIAGYTIARDTWIIVHGVFNYMMFTVVFSAIVVPPLVKLLYDPKIKYAGYQQRNLMNDKPNSDLRILACINRADNTPAIINLLDAACPTRESSITLYVLHLIELVARSMPVFIAHDIHKWDLSNYSYSDNVIRSFTQFMRDNEGAVSVNVFTAVSPPQYMYDDICTLALDKDTSLIILPFHRKWSTSDGSIESENQNVRDLNRRVLKTAPCSVAILVNRGHIRCTNSSAEGYRVAVVFLGGKDDREALTFAKRMVKDACISLTVIHLVDASDHEESHNKWEWVQDNEMLKEVKQKSIGYVSYVEENVQDGTRTTRKIRSLMDDNEYDLFIVGRRYKVKSPQTLGLEDWSEFPELGVIGDMLSSAEFRCKSSVLVIQQQQQRRRWRD is encoded by the exons ATGTCATCGCCTCTGCTTCTTATTTTTGTAGTGACTGCCTTCTGGATCTTTAGTGCGGTGACACCGGATCAAACAGGAATGCAGAAGAGGATGACCGATCCGGTGACCATATGCACGGTGTTTCCGCCTCGCGTTAATTCGCTTGGCTTGTGGAACAAATCGGATTCTTGGCCGGTGCATGTTAAAGACCCGCTTGGGATTGTGCATTTCACCTTTCGACTGCAGAACTACTCCCTCCCAATTCTGGAATTTGAAATTACTCTCATCTATGTTGTAACCCAACTCACCCATTTGTTTCTCAAGTTGTTTGGCCTCCCGGTGTTTGCCGCACAACTTCTG GCTGGATTACTCCTTGGTGATTTAGGACTTGACAGAGTGGTCCGACATTCTAGTCGTGGCTTCAGTTTGAATCCCATATTTCCTTTTGCTAATCAAGAAGTACTCAACATAATATCACTGTCTGGCTACACACTCTTCACCTTCTTGTTTGGAGTAAAAATGGACGTCGGATTAGTATATAAAACCGGAAGAAAGGCCATCTACACCGGTGCTTTAACCTTGATAGTGCCTCTAATTGCCGCCACTGCAACCCTTCTCATCCTCACCTTCCAGTGGTCCTTACAAGCCGATGAAATAGTTCAGCTTCTTTTCATAACATCAATGCACTGTCTGTCTCCGTCCCCCGTCATCCATTGCCTCCTCACCGAGCTCAGAATCTTAAACTCTGAGCTCGGCCGGCTCGCATTATCATCGGCACTTGTCAGTGACCTCTCCAGCATTTTACTCACCGGTGTTTCAACCTTAATGACAGTCATGCAGCGAGATCCGGATAAGCCCCTAATCGACTTGACGATGATGATAGTCTTCACTTTGTTTGTACACTACGTTTGTCGTCCAGTTATGTTGTGGATGGTGAGAAAGACACCGGAGGGCAAATCCGTTAAGGACTCGTACATATTAATAATCCTGCTGGCTGTTTTTGGATCTGGATTGATTTCCCATGCAGCTCGTCTGTCCATTGTAGTGGGCCCTTTAATCTTGGGATTGGCTGTGCCAGATGGGCCCCCACTGGGAGCTACACTGGTCAGAAAGCTTGACTTTATGGTCAATAGGATTTTTATGCCCGTTTTTGTGACGACGTCCATGATGAGGGTGGTTGTACAACAGGAGGTGCCTGATGGTGACCAAACGGCAGTTCGTGCCACAGCAATCATCACTCTTGTGATCTTCTTGAGCAAATTTGCGGCCTCTTTGGTGACTCCTTTGTGTTGCAAGATGCCTCTCAAGCATGCTGTGACACTAGCACTCGTAATGACCAGCAAAGGCGTTGTCGAGATAGCCGGATACACCATTGCTAGAGACACTTGG ATTATTGTTCATGGCGTGTTTAATTATATGATGTTCACCGTCGTATTTAGTGCAATTGTTGTGCCACCTCTTGTGAAGCTCTTGTACGATCCTAAGATAAAATACGCCGGCTACCAACAAAGAAACCTTATGAATGACAAACCCAATTCCGACCTACGAATCCTTGCGTGCATCAACAGAGCCGATAACACCCCCGCCATCATCAACCTTCTCGACGCCGCATGCCCTACTCGAGAAAGCTCCATCACCCTCTACGTCCTTCACCTCATCGAGCTAGTTGCCCGAAGCATGCCCGTCTTCATCGCCCATGATATACACAAGTGGGACCTCTCCAACTACTCGTACTCCGATAATGTCATCCGTTCGTTTACTCAGTTTATGAGAGACAACGAAGGAGCTGTCTCCGTTAATGTATTTACAGCGGTCTCTCCTCCCCAATACATGTACGACGACATATGCACCCTCGCGCTCGACAAGGACACGTCGCTCATAATCCTTCCGTTTCATCGAAAGTGGTCGACCTCTGACGGGTCTATTGAGTCGGAAAACCAAAACGTAAGGGATCTCAATCGTAGGGTACTTAAAACAGCGCCATGTTCGGTTGCCATACTTGTGAACCGTGGTCACATAAGATGCACCAACTCCTCAGCTGAAGGGTATAGAGTTGCGGTGGTTTTTCTCGGAGGGAAGGACGATAGGGAGGCGCTTACTTTCGCGAAACGGATGGTGAAGGACGCGTGCATCAGCCTGACGGTGATTCATCTGGTGGACGCATCAGACCACGAAGAGAGTCACAACAAATGGGAGTGGGTGCAGGACAATGAGATGTTGAAGGAAGTAAAGCAGAAGAGTATAGGGTATGTGAGTTACGTGGAAGAGAATGTACAGGATGGGACTCGAACGACAAGGAAAATACGGTCGTTGATGGACGACAATGAATACGACCTGTTCATCGTCGGGAGAAGATATAAGGTGAAAAGCCCTCAGACGTTGGGTCTTGAGGACTGGAGTGAGTTCCCGGAGCTTGGGGTTATCGGCGACATGCTTTCCTCGGCGGAATTTCGCTGCAAATCTAGTGTATTGGTGATTCAGCAACAGCAACAACGTAGGAGGTGGCGTGATTAG